In Leptodesmis sichuanensis A121, the following are encoded in one genomic region:
- a CDS encoding PAS domain-containing protein, with protein MAEVLQTTDSAIAIPSLPAFLTYAPIAVAVLDQHLNYLCTSHQWRASGGWDEADLLGQSHLEAVSHGSDEWRLFYQQSLTEGTVAQREEFTQISPTATGWLNWRVSPWRDATGNPGGLIVLREDITAQKLAVLESHSRAQDDRALIEAALTESEEKFRRLVESANDLTYMIGLDGNFTYLSPQFQEMWGYELPDFEGKSFAEIVHPEDMVKVTRSAQWVMQTRQRDSGLEFRTQRKDGSWCWIVCNSSPIVDAQGNVVGLQGIARDVSDRKQAELQLQQSEAKLRQQAEELTTALQKLQTTQLQLIQSEKMSSLGQLVAGVAHEINNPVNFIYGNVIHAGEYVQDLLKLLKLYYEHYPNPGTAIQTAIEEIDLDFLMQDLPKVLSSIPHSALSTGTSGINDAATDSQKPWPEIYLNKQHLFSTAL; from the coding sequence ATGGCGGAAGTTCTCCAGACCACGGATTCGGCGATCGCAATACCCTCCTTACCCGCGTTTTTAACTTACGCTCCTATAGCAGTGGCAGTGCTAGATCAACATCTGAACTACCTGTGCACCAGTCACCAGTGGCGTGCGAGTGGGGGATGGGATGAGGCCGATCTGCTGGGGCAATCTCATCTAGAGGCGGTTTCCCACGGGTCAGATGAGTGGCGGCTTTTCTACCAACAAAGTCTAACGGAAGGGACCGTAGCCCAACGAGAAGAATTTACCCAAATTTCACCAACGGCAACTGGCTGGCTCAATTGGCGGGTCAGTCCCTGGCGGGATGCGACTGGCAATCCGGGTGGGCTAATTGTACTGCGAGAGGATATTACCGCCCAGAAGTTGGCTGTCCTGGAAAGCCACTCCAGGGCACAGGACGATCGCGCCTTGATTGAAGCGGCTCTCACGGAAAGTGAAGAAAAGTTCCGTCGTCTCGTTGAATCCGCTAATGATCTGACCTACATGATCGGGCTGGATGGCAACTTTACCTATCTTTCTCCCCAATTTCAGGAGATGTGGGGGTATGAATTACCCGATTTTGAGGGCAAATCCTTTGCCGAAATTGTACATCCAGAGGATATGGTGAAAGTTACCCGCTCGGCACAATGGGTGATGCAGACGCGACAACGGGATTCTGGTCTGGAGTTTCGCACTCAACGCAAGGATGGATCCTGGTGTTGGATTGTTTGCAATAGTTCACCGATTGTTGATGCGCAGGGCAATGTGGTGGGGTTACAAGGTATTGCTCGCGATGTCAGCGATCGCAAACAGGCGGAACTACAACTGCAACAATCTGAAGCCAAATTGCGGCAGCAAGCCGAAGAACTTACTACTGCATTGCAAAAATTGCAGACTACGCAATTGCAATTAATCCAAAGTGAAAAAATGTCCAGCCTGGGTCAGTTAGTGGCTGGAGTTGCCCATGAGATTAATAACCCGGTCAACTTTATCTATGGGAATGTGATCCACGCAGGTGAGTATGTGCAAGACCTTTTGAAACTGCTTAAGTTGTACTATGAGCACTACCCAAATCCAGGGACAGCCATTCAAACCGCCATTGAGGAGATTGATCTGGACTTCCTGATGCAGGATTTACCCAAAGTGCTTTCATCCATCCCACATTCCGCACTTTCAACTGGCACATCAGGGATTAACGACGCAGCCACGGACTCCCAGAAGCCTTGGCCAGAGATTTATCTCAATAAACAGCATCTATTCTCAACTGCGCTCTAA
- a CDS encoding iron-containing redox enzyme family protein: MFTVETLSDVLKPLSQPYNLCGHPFMIRFSQGGFNAEQIRWWAKKMLPGSNRFNQSFLMAIAMAPDVEDRVVLIDNIYTEHGCLDVKKAHVNLYIRFMQAIGCENISVHEDDGSSRIPALAFKRFHVDPNEPLVGVLARFLAIETVLPDLFPMYIKGLRQTFDGITDHEIEYFHIHSELDPDHQADLLQVIARNIHSDADLETVKHNYQLIFEQIVAMFDYMLLELDQQPWQSDKQLASVG; encoded by the coding sequence ATGTTTACGGTTGAAACCCTCTCTGATGTTTTGAAACCGCTCTCCCAACCTTACAATCTGTGCGGTCATCCATTTATGATCCGCTTTTCTCAGGGTGGATTTAATGCCGAGCAAATTCGCTGGTGGGCTAAAAAGATGCTCCCCGGATCCAATCGCTTTAATCAGTCATTTTTGATGGCGATCGCGATGGCCCCCGATGTAGAAGATCGAGTCGTATTGATTGATAATATCTACACTGAGCATGGTTGTTTGGACGTTAAAAAAGCCCATGTCAACCTCTATATTCGCTTTATGCAAGCGATCGGCTGTGAAAACATCTCAGTTCATGAAGATGATGGCAGCAGCCGGATTCCTGCCCTGGCATTCAAACGGTTTCATGTCGATCCCAATGAGCCTCTAGTGGGTGTTCTCGCTCGTTTTTTAGCAATTGAAACCGTCCTTCCCGATCTCTTCCCCATGTATATCAAAGGTCTGCGTCAGACCTTTGATGGCATCACGGATCATGAGATTGAATATTTCCATATTCACAGCGAACTTGACCCCGATCATCAGGCTGATCTGTTGCAAGTCATTGCTCGCAATATCCATAGCGATGCAGATCTGGAAACTGTTAAGCACAATTATCAACTAATTTTTGAACAAATTGTAGCCATGTTTGACTACATGCTGTTGGAACTGGATCAACAACCCTGGCAGTCTGATAAACAGTTGGCTTCTGTAGGTTAG
- a CDS encoding IS256 family transposase, which translates to MTQDKLVSFKTPDEPGTFSDALTELVRNGARQIIAQAVEVELQEFLAQYQSLKDEQGRQAVVRNGYLPERSIVTGVGAVEIQVPKVRDRSGQGIKFNSLLLPPYLKRAQSVEEVLPWLYLKGVSTGDFSEALASLLGTQADGLSASTISRLKAKWTQEHQQWQQRTLSGKRYVYVWADGIYFNIRNEDDRQCILVLIGVTDTGSKELLGLEAGFRESELSWKPLLLRLQDQGLKQAPELAIGDGALGFWKALAQVFPSTRIQRCWVHKTANVLNHLPKSQQPHAKSALHQIYLAATKDEAEKAFERFIKTYAAKYPKATECLAKDRSALLAFYDFPAEHWVHLRTTNPIESTFATVRLRTDKTRGCVSQDSILSLVFKLVQSAQKRWLRIRGFKRLGEVIEGVKFKDGIRVDLHPDSGVSQDAA; encoded by the coding sequence ATGACTCAAGATAAACTGGTTTCATTCAAAACACCAGATGAGCCTGGAACATTTAGCGATGCGCTGACTGAACTGGTTCGTAACGGTGCGCGTCAAATCATTGCCCAAGCAGTTGAAGTCGAGTTGCAGGAGTTTTTAGCCCAATACCAGAGCCTCAAAGATGAGCAAGGACGACAGGCGGTCGTGCGCAATGGCTACTTGCCTGAACGAAGCATTGTGACTGGGGTTGGAGCGGTTGAAATTCAAGTTCCGAAAGTGCGAGACCGAAGCGGACAGGGGATTAAGTTTAATTCGCTGTTGTTGCCGCCGTATTTGAAGCGCGCTCAAAGTGTTGAGGAGGTGTTGCCCTGGTTGTACCTCAAAGGAGTCTCGACTGGGGATTTTTCAGAAGCTTTGGCATCGTTGCTGGGCACCCAGGCAGACGGGTTATCTGCGAGTACCATCAGCCGCCTCAAAGCGAAGTGGACTCAGGAGCACCAGCAGTGGCAACAGCGAACGCTCAGTGGCAAGCGGTATGTGTATGTTTGGGCAGATGGGATTTACTTCAACATCCGCAACGAAGATGACCGACAATGTATTTTAGTCCTGATCGGAGTGACGGATACGGGCAGCAAGGAATTGCTCGGACTCGAAGCTGGATTTCGCGAGTCCGAGTTGAGTTGGAAACCGTTGTTGTTACGCTTACAAGACCAGGGACTCAAGCAAGCACCAGAGTTGGCGATTGGAGATGGTGCATTGGGATTTTGGAAAGCCCTCGCGCAGGTATTTCCGTCCACCCGCATCCAACGTTGTTGGGTGCATAAAACGGCGAATGTCCTCAACCACTTACCTAAAAGCCAGCAACCCCACGCCAAGTCGGCTTTACATCAAATCTACCTGGCAGCCACCAAAGATGAGGCAGAAAAGGCTTTTGAGCGATTCATCAAAACCTACGCAGCCAAGTATCCTAAAGCCACGGAGTGTTTAGCCAAAGACCGATCCGCATTGTTGGCATTCTATGATTTCCCGGCTGAGCATTGGGTGCATCTGCGCACCACCAATCCAATTGAATCCACTTTTGCCACGGTGCGCTTGAGAACCGATAAAACGCGAGGCTGTGTCTCCCAGGACAGCATTCTGTCGTTGGTCTTCAAGCTTGTCCAGAGCGCTCAGAAGCGATGGTTACGGATTCGAGGCTTCAAACGATTAGGGGAGGTGATTGAAGGAGTCAAATTCAAGGATGGAATTCGCGTTGATTTACATCCCGATTCAGGAGTCAGTCAGGACGCTGCTTGA
- a CDS encoding DUF2949 domain-containing protein, with amino-acid sequence MDPFPGGTVNARLIQFLQEELAIPERSIAIALRHQQESTPNLLPMILWQYGLITLEDLDKIFDWMETA; translated from the coding sequence ATGGATCCATTTCCAGGAGGAACTGTGAATGCCCGGTTAATTCAGTTTTTACAGGAAGAGTTGGCGATTCCTGAACGCTCCATTGCGATCGCCCTGCGCCATCAGCAGGAATCAACTCCCAACCTGCTGCCCATGATTCTCTGGCAGTATGGGCTGATCACACTGGAGGATCTGGATAAGATTTTCGATTGGATGGAAACGGCTTAG
- a CDS encoding ISKra4 family transposase (programmed frameshift): MTPEDQAQLQQCVDTIASILYRNTPAEQLQTLEGIEQAIRTHAQQSVLPQLGGFFIAAATGTTDGYQRTLKSILGRLSVTSEQAQRLDVKAGSQLSPMLERCCLRVSANVSYQHAAQDVELFTGVTVSARTQQRLVQRQTFAPPTVDDPVAEASIDGGTVRLVVEPGQKPLWKQYKAVHLAPMGGCAAWFDDNAALLAWFNHQLLAVCLVCLGDGHDGIWNLFAQLTDAVERREILDWFHLMENLEKVGGSLNRLADARRRLWQGKVDETLTLFEDCQLHQAQCFCQYLHKHRHRIVNYEYYQSEGICSIGSGAVESTVKQIDRRLQISGARWKAEHVPNVLAHRCAYLNNLL; the protein is encoded by the exons ATGACTCCTGAAGACCAAGCCCAACTGCAGCAGTGTGTTGATACGATTGCCAGCATTTTGTATCGCAACACACCGGCTGAACAACTGCAAACCCTTGAAGGCATCGAGCAAGCCATCCGAACCCACGCCCAACAGAGCGTATTGCCGCAACTGGGAG GTTTTTTTATTGCAGCAGCGACTGGCACAACTGACGGGTATCAGCGAACGCTCAAAAGTATCTTGGGACGCTTAAGCGTGACGAGCGAACAAGCTCAACGATTGGACGTGAAAGCCGGTAGCCAGTTGAGTCCAATGCTGGAGCGGTGTTGTTTGCGGGTGAGTGCCAATGTCTCCTATCAACATGCGGCTCAAGATGTTGAACTGTTCACTGGGGTAACCGTGAGTGCAAGAACACAGCAACGGTTAGTCCAACGCCAAACGTTTGCTCCCCCCACAGTGGATGACCCAGTCGCAGAAGCCAGCATCGATGGCGGAACGGTGCGATTGGTCGTGGAGCCGGGTCAAAAACCCTTGTGGAAGCAGTATAAAGCGGTTCATCTGGCTCCAATGGGGGGTTGTGCGGCTTGGTTTGACGACAATGCAGCCTTGCTCGCATGGTTCAACCATCAACTGCTGGCGGTTTGTCTGGTCTGCTTGGGCGATGGTCATGATGGCATTTGGAATTTGTTTGCTCAACTGACTGATGCAGTGGAACGACGAGAGATTCTCGATTGGTTTCATTTGATGGAGAACTTGGAGAAGGTTGGAGGGTCGTTGAACCGTTTAGCAGACGCTCGGCGACGCTTGTGGCAGGGCAAGGTGGATGAAACACTGACGTTGTTTGAAGACTGCCAACTGCATCAAGCGCAGTGCTTCTGTCAGTATTTGCACAAGCATCGGCACCGCATCGTTAACTACGAGTATTACCAGAGCGAAGGCATCTGCTCGATTGGTTCAGGGGCTGTGGAATCAACGGTCAAACAGATTGACCGTCGCTTACAAATTTCGGGAGCACGTTGGAAAGCAGAGCATGTGCCGAACGTGTTAGCCCACCGCTGTGCTTACCTCAACAACCTGCTCTAA
- a CDS encoding acetylserotonin O-methyltransferase, with protein sequence MSQVILESDRDQVASIQHPKSNESRLWDIVLGHFNYHMLLVAHDLGLFPLLAQKPQPLEEIAEALNLAHRATQAMLTACGSMELVQVDRGYYRLTQLAQDYLLATSPTYFGGFLTMVAANHQVNSYPSLQKAILTNSSQVYANGKLFQSHEEQAALARAFTLAMHGHSMGAALAWTKLFDLSEHRVLLDIGGGSGAHAIAAVMNSPHLRAIVADLPPVCQVADELIAGHHLQSRIATQPLDMWQDDFPQADVHFYADIYHDWPPEKGEFLTRKSFESLASGGRILLHEMLLNDTKTGPLAVANYNTAMMLWTEGQQYSRSELVGMLEQAGFAAIQVIPNGYWSLITGRKR encoded by the coding sequence ATGAGTCAAGTGATATTAGAGAGCGATCGCGATCAAGTTGCATCGATCCAGCACCCCAAAAGTAATGAGAGCCGACTGTGGGATATTGTGTTGGGGCATTTCAACTACCACATGCTATTGGTTGCTCATGATCTGGGGTTATTTCCCCTACTGGCGCAAAAGCCACAGCCCCTGGAAGAGATTGCCGAGGCCCTGAACCTGGCTCATCGGGCAACCCAGGCCATGTTGACCGCCTGCGGTTCGATGGAGTTAGTGCAGGTCGATCGCGGTTACTATAGGCTGACGCAACTTGCTCAGGACTACTTATTGGCAACCAGCCCGACTTATTTTGGTGGTTTCTTGACAATGGTGGCCGCTAATCATCAGGTCAACAGCTATCCCAGTTTGCAGAAAGCCATCCTGACCAACTCATCCCAGGTCTACGCCAATGGCAAGCTATTTCAATCGCATGAGGAACAAGCTGCGCTGGCACGGGCTTTCACCCTGGCAATGCATGGGCATAGTATGGGCGCAGCTCTAGCCTGGACAAAGCTCTTTGATTTGTCTGAGCATCGGGTACTGCTGGATATTGGCGGTGGATCGGGTGCTCATGCGATCGCTGCCGTGATGAACTCACCCCACTTACGAGCGATCGTCGCTGATTTACCACCCGTGTGCCAGGTGGCTGATGAGTTAATTGCGGGTCATCATTTGCAGTCCCGAATTGCCACTCAACCGCTGGATATGTGGCAGGATGATTTTCCCCAGGCGGATGTCCACTTTTATGCCGATATCTATCATGACTGGCCGCCAGAAAAAGGAGAATTTTTAACCCGCAAAAGTTTTGAGAGTTTAGCATCAGGAGGACGGATTCTCCTGCATGAGATGCTGTTGAATGACACCAAGACTGGCCCCCTGGCCGTCGCGAACTACAACACCGCCATGATGCTCTGGACAGAAGGCCAGCAGTATTCTCGATCGGAACTGGTGGGGATGCTGGAACAGGCTGGTTTTGCAGCCATTCAGGTCATTCCCAATGGCTATTGGAGCCTGATTACCGGACGTAAACGATAA
- a CDS encoding IS630 family transposase (programmed frameshift) → MPSPYSYDLRCKAIEAVGRGERKSEVCRMLHISRNTLDLWLKRLEQTGDCRAVTGFQTGSRQKITDWDRFRAFVQQHGGKTQAQMAQLWGDNVSQQNISDALKKIGVSRKKTYGYRERDELQRQAFREQLKTKSADEIIYVDEAGIDNREDYPYGYCEIGQRFAAFKSGKRTERVSWIAALCQRHLIAPLTFEGSCNRDLFEMWLEHCLLPQLQPGRVIVIDNASFHRSQYIDEIVAAVGCEIWYLPAYSPDLNQIEHWWFVLKNWMRQRWDEFDSFRDCVDAAFKYCPDVLS, encoded by the exons ATGCCATCTCCCTACAGTTACGACCTTCGCTGCAAAGCGATCGAGGCCGTTGGTCGTGGTGAACGCAAAAGCGAGGTCTGCCGGATGTTGCACATCAGTCGCAACACCTTGGACTTGTGGTTGAAACGTCTGGAACAAACGGGAGATTGCCGAGCCGTAACGGGATTTCAAACCGGCAGTCGGCAAAAAATTACGGATTGGGATCGCTTTCGCGCCTTTGTCCAACAGCATGGTGGCAAGACGCAAGCGCAGATGGCTCAATTGTGGGGAGACAACGTCAGTCAACAGAACATCAGTGATGCCTTGAAAAAGATTGGGGTGAGTCGG AAAAAAACTTACGGCTACCGAGAACGAGATGAACTCCAGCGTCAAGCGTTCCGCGAGCAGTTGAAGACGAAATCGGCAGACGAGATTATCTATGTAGATGAAGCAGGCATTGACAACCGCGAGGATTATCCCTATGGCTACTGCGAAATTGGACAACGCTTTGCTGCCTTTAAATCAGGCAAACGGACGGAGCGAGTGAGTTGGATAGCGGCACTGTGTCAACGTCACCTAATTGCCCCTCTGACCTTTGAAGGCTCATGTAACCGAGACTTGTTCGAGATGTGGTTAGAGCACTGTTTGCTGCCTCAGTTGCAACCAGGTAGGGTGATTGTGATTGACAATGCCAGTTTTCACCGCTCTCAATACATTGATGAAATCGTGGCTGCAGTAGGCTGTGAGATTTGGTATCTACCCGCCTATTCCCCTGACTTAAATCAAATTGAGCATTGGTGGTTTGTGCTCAAAAATTGGATGCGACAACGCTGGGATGAATTTGACAGTTTTCGTGACTGTGTTGATGCTGCTTTCAAATATTGTCCTGACGTGCTTTCGTAG
- the mutL gene encoding DNA mismatch repair endonuclease MutL yields the protein MQSGIEPLPVEVVHLIAAGEVIDSLAAVVRELAENALDAGATRITIALWPDQWRVRVADNGTGMGLQDLQQAASPHSTSKIRDRADLWHITSLGFRGEALYSLAQLAELTIASRPIAPAANGSAMDLEAGEGWLVTYNSLGEAVQTRPVAIAPGTIVTVEQLFANLPARRQGLPSFTQQLKAVQATIHQLALGHPHVTWQVQQNERDWFTLFPGATAREILPQVLRDVQVHDLRELEVDVQPVENGSLSTSDSFLHSCSLYVLLGLPDRCHRHRADWIRVALNGRFVHLPELEQAILTGFRRTLPRDRYPVCIVQLRVPPEQVDWNRHPAKSEVYLHNLKFWCEQILAAIAQTLQLNSNTLPESFHANRLGQLLKTAETAGDYSVAQSESETEAKEPIHQSSGLKSLKAIAQVHQTYILAEHAEGIWLLEQHIVHERVLYEQLVDRWQIVPLPTPIILNQLTPAQVEQLQRLGLEVEAFGEQTWVVRSVPEMVAHRQDCAEALLELSLGGDLPTAQAAIACRSAIRNGTPLTLSEMQTLLDQWQQTRNPRTCPHGRPICLTLSESSLSRFFRRHWMIGKSHGL from the coding sequence ATGCAGTCTGGTATTGAACCGCTACCTGTCGAAGTTGTTCATCTGATTGCGGCGGGTGAGGTGATTGATTCGCTGGCAGCGGTCGTGCGAGAGCTGGCGGAAAATGCGCTAGATGCCGGAGCCACGCGGATTACGATCGCCCTCTGGCCCGATCAATGGCGAGTCCGGGTTGCCGATAATGGAACCGGCATGGGGTTACAGGATTTACAGCAAGCGGCCTCTCCTCATAGCACCAGCAAAATTCGCGATCGGGCCGATCTCTGGCACATCACCAGCCTGGGATTTCGGGGAGAAGCCCTGTATAGTCTGGCACAACTGGCGGAATTGACCATTGCCAGCCGCCCGATCGCCCCGGCTGCCAATGGGTCAGCCATGGATCTGGAAGCCGGAGAAGGCTGGCTAGTCACCTACAATTCCCTGGGTGAAGCGGTGCAGACGCGCCCTGTGGCGATCGCTCCGGGAACGATCGTCACCGTAGAGCAATTGTTTGCTAATTTACCGGCGCGTCGTCAGGGCTTGCCCTCGTTCACCCAACAGCTAAAAGCAGTACAGGCAACCATTCACCAACTGGCCCTGGGCCATCCTCATGTCACCTGGCAGGTGCAGCAAAATGAGCGAGACTGGTTTACTTTGTTTCCCGGTGCTACAGCCCGTGAAATCCTGCCGCAAGTTCTGAGAGATGTGCAGGTTCATGATTTGCGGGAACTGGAGGTTGACGTTCAACCCGTAGAAAATGGCAGCCTGTCCACGTCTGACTCGTTCCTGCACTCTTGCTCCCTGTATGTGTTGTTGGGATTGCCCGATCGCTGTCATCGTCATCGGGCAGACTGGATTCGAGTTGCGCTCAATGGCCGATTTGTCCATCTACCAGAATTAGAACAGGCGATTTTGACGGGGTTTCGCCGCACCTTACCCCGCGATCGCTATCCTGTCTGTATCGTGCAGTTACGAGTCCCACCGGAGCAGGTGGATTGGAATCGCCATCCCGCCAAATCAGAGGTCTATTTACACAACCTGAAGTTCTGGTGCGAGCAGATTTTGGCGGCGATCGCACAAACTCTACAACTCAATTCAAATACTCTCCCGGAAAGCTTCCATGCCAACCGACTGGGGCAACTGTTGAAAACGGCAGAAACCGCAGGTGACTATTCTGTAGCGCAAAGTGAGAGCGAAACTGAAGCAAAGGAACCCATTCACCAATCGTCTGGGTTGAAGTCCTTAAAAGCGATCGCTCAGGTACACCAAACCTACATTCTGGCAGAACACGCTGAGGGAATTTGGCTGCTGGAACAACACATCGTCCATGAACGAGTGCTGTATGAGCAGTTGGTCGATCGCTGGCAGATTGTTCCTTTACCTACTCCCATCATCTTGAACCAACTTACCCCTGCCCAGGTAGAACAGTTGCAACGGTTGGGACTGGAAGTAGAAGCCTTCGGTGAACAAACCTGGGTTGTACGATCGGTCCCGGAGATGGTGGCCCATCGGCAAGACTGTGCGGAGGCTTTGCTGGAACTCAGTTTGGGGGGAGATTTACCCACAGCCCAGGCCGCGATCGCCTGCCGCAGTGCAATTCGGAATGGTACGCCCCTGACCTTATCAGAAATGCAAACCTTACTTGATCAGTGGCAGCAAACTCGAAATCCCCGCACCTGTCCCCACGGTCGGCCCATCTGTCTTACTCTCAGCGAGTCTTCTTTATCTCGATTCTTCCGGCGGCACTGGATGATTGGCAAAAGCCACGGTCTTTAA
- a CDS encoding ISL3 family transposase codes for MGIDEISKRKGHQNFATVIGDVEAGKLIEVIDSHQQEDIIEILKQQPIEVRAKVEEVSVDMWGGFPKVVKKVFPNAVVVIDRFHVMKLVNEELNKIRRQSGVSDRGSKFILLKNGKDLTAEEKTKLEEILKRSKRLGKAYEWKEEFRAIYEQPLTVEEGKRQIQGWLDQARVVYSEASTTIRNHLDGISNYFRNRTTSGAMEGINNRIKLIKRQAYGFVNFNNFRERLLACFSD; via the coding sequence ATTGGGATTGATGAAATCAGCAAGCGGAAAGGGCATCAAAACTTCGCCACCGTTATCGGCGACGTTGAGGCCGGGAAATTGATTGAAGTGATTGACAGTCACCAACAGGAAGACATTATTGAAATCCTGAAGCAGCAGCCCATAGAGGTGCGTGCAAAAGTTGAAGAGGTGAGCGTGGATATGTGGGGAGGATTCCCAAAGGTAGTCAAGAAAGTGTTTCCCAATGCCGTGGTAGTGATTGACCGCTTTCATGTCATGAAATTAGTCAATGAGGAGTTAAATAAAATTCGTAGACAATCGGGTGTATCAGACCGAGGTAGCAAATTCATTTTGCTCAAGAATGGCAAGGATTTAACAGCAGAAGAAAAGACAAAGTTAGAAGAGATTCTGAAACGGTCAAAGCGATTAGGAAAAGCCTATGAGTGGAAAGAAGAGTTTCGCGCGATTTATGAACAACCATTAACCGTTGAGGAAGGCAAGCGTCAGATCCAAGGGTGGCTCGATCAAGCGCGAGTCGTCTATAGTGAAGCAAGCACAACGATTCGTAACCATTTAGATGGGATTAGCAACTACTTTCGGAATCGCACAACGAGTGGCGCAATGGAGGGAATCAACAACCGAATTAAATTGATTAAACGGCAAGCTTATGGCTTTGTCAATTTCAACAATTTTCGAGAAAGACTATTAGCCTGCTTCTCTGATTAA
- a CDS encoding Crp/Fnr family transcriptional regulator, whose protein sequence is MLSSFERLLFIREVPIFKELRDDFLVRLASVMDERAFPANHTIFRKGQEGRSLYIVVSGRVRVHIEDQELVQLEHGACFGEMSLFDAEPRSASVTTLLPSECLILTQQELYEAIEETPGIAVNIIRLLSRRIRELNQKMEAMQHSLVGPPPPSRIYKSAQIG, encoded by the coding sequence ATGCTCTCTAGCTTTGAACGCTTACTATTTATTCGTGAAGTCCCCATTTTTAAGGAATTGCGGGATGACTTTTTAGTCAGGCTGGCTTCTGTCATGGATGAACGAGCTTTTCCGGCCAATCACACGATCTTCAGGAAGGGGCAAGAGGGGCGATCGCTCTACATTGTTGTTTCGGGTCGGGTACGAGTTCACATTGAGGATCAAGAACTGGTACAGCTTGAGCATGGAGCGTGTTTTGGCGAAATGTCTTTATTTGATGCAGAGCCACGATCGGCCTCCGTGACCACCCTTCTCCCCTCAGAGTGCCTAATATTAACTCAGCAGGAATTGTATGAAGCGATTGAGGAAACCCCAGGAATTGCCGTTAATATTATTCGCCTGCTATCCCGTCGCATTCGGGAACTGAACCAGAAAATGGAAGCGATGCAACATTCACTGGTGGGTCCCCCTCCACCCAGCCGCATTTATAAGTCGGCTCAGATTGGTTAA